A genomic region of Procambarus clarkii isolate CNS0578487 chromosome 30, FALCON_Pclarkii_2.0, whole genome shotgun sequence contains the following coding sequences:
- the LOC138369990 gene encoding uncharacterized protein, protein MCNDYDALKRVLMKGYGISTDGMMRALRQIRVRQGKTYRAMLQRLESSLKRYFELNNAVVPEDNTLFELMTREQFLEAVEPALRAKLKENEMAECADRWAESHRPRQGGSSENRRHDQASGSGARPKESKSRVSHKPHKVSGPRCFTCGQPGHKAAQCKKGRRAEKGETHAQIAGLGAHEGGDPLEHTLETARGLVNGKWTKVFRDRGATTHMVRESLVEPGNETGRTIHVRYPDGTQIDKIEVSLIVDTPYVKGKIRAVKCKDAVYGLLLGNAPGVSNSKSRSCGSDSQRTGPTPAGGDVTRQSAGSQAIAASPAKELRQQAQGKRGKPAPFRQQKTGRNSRRWVGARSADPARPRQPRGWARVTASEVHKRRGGKPLVTVGVTAAPRGNKALVAAVTTRATSAQPTKVVKPLKLHSLKGVSAKEFQEAQRRDPTLRKMREHAAEGRVFTMNKRRYKYLEVKGKLVRRVETPQDTWEQLLVPKEHRLAVFTLGHEGVMGGHMGHAKTSERIQSSFYWPGMTGDVQRYTRSCDASQRTADRGKVQPGKLKPFPIIDQPFKMVSVDIIGPIEPRASDGSRYILTMVDHATRYPEAAPLKNIETVTVAEALVGFFSRLGIPEKIHSDRGAQFTSEMMAEVARLLMLQPSFTTSYHAMGNGLVERFNGTLKRMLRKMCIEQPKEWPRYINPLLFAYREVPQASTRFTPFNLLYGRTVKGPLHVLKNLWEGEDCTPETKTTYEYVIDLRNRLEETCKLARKELAKAKEYQKSRYDQKARERKFKVGDKVLLLLPTSRNKLLLQWKGPFTITECIHSLTYVVCVRGVNKKYHVNMLKRYEERDDASSRSEESENSASPGSPSQGVAGVSGMTQTEAGAAELGVQPSFEASSRLEPGPGAEHSAPKSGNTTQDELEESPQVSQGDDA, encoded by the coding sequence ATGTGCAACGATTATGATGCCCTGAAGCGAGTCTTAATGAAAGGCTATGGTATTTCGACCGATGGAATGATGAGGGCATTACGTCAGATTAGAGTGCGTCAAGGGAAGACGTACCGGGCCATGTTGCAGAGGCTAGAGTCGAGCCTCAAGCGCTATTTTGAGTTGAACAACGCCGTCGTTCCGGAAGACAATACGTTGTTTGAGCTGATGACTAGAGAACAGTTCTTGGAGGCAGTAGAACCTGCGCTCCGTGCTAAACTCAAGGAAAATGAGATGGCAGAATGTGCCGACAGGTGGGCTGAGTCACACAGACCTAGACAGGGAGGTTCATCTGAGAACCGACGTCATGACCAAGCCTCAGGGAGCGGGGCTAGGCCTAAAGAGAGTAAGTCTAGAGTAAGCCATAAGCCACACAAGGTCAGTGGACCCCGCTGTTTTACTTGCGGCCAGCCAGGTCACAAGGCAGCTCAGTGTAAGAAGGGCAGGCGTGCAGAAAAGGGGGAAACACACGCACAGATTGCTGGTCTGGGTGCCCACGAGGGAGGTGATCCTCTGGAGCACACCCTGGAAACAGCAAGAGGTTTAGTTAATGGTAAATGGACCAAGGTCTTTCGAGACAGGGGAGCTACCACTCATATGGTCCGAGAGAGCCTTGTCGAGCCTGGGAACGAGACAGGCAGAACCATTCATGTAAGATACCCTGATGGTACACAGATAGATAAGATCGAGGTATCCCTGATTGTTGACACACCATATGTAAAAGGTAAAATACGAGCGGTGAAATGCAAAGACGCTGTATACGGGTTGTTGTTGGGAAACGCCCCTGGAGTGTCAAATAGTAAGAGTCGGTCCTGTGGAAGTGACTCACAGAGAACGGGACCCACACCAGCTGGAGGTGACGTCACGCGCCAGTCAGCTGGTAGCCAGGCCATAGCCGCCTCCCCGGCTAAGGAACTGAGGCAGCAGGCGCAAGGAAAACGGGGAAAGCCTGCTCCTTTccgccaacagaaaacgggaagaaACTCAAGGAGGTGGGTGGGGGCTCGATCAGCTGATCCAGCCAGACCCCGCCAACCCCGGGGGTGGGCAAGGGTCACCGCCTCGGAGGTACATAAGAGGAGAGGGGGAAAACCCCTGGTGACTGTAGGTGTCACTGCTGCTCCCAGGGGGAACAAGGCTTTAGTAGCCGCGGTGACCACACGCGCAACGAGTGCGCAACCCACCAAAGTGGTCAAACCGCTGAAACTACATTCTTTGAAAGGAGTAAGCGCTAAAGAATTCCAGGAAGCCCAAAGGAGAGACCCCACACTCAGGAAGATGAGAGAACATGCCGCAGAGGGTAGGGTCTTCACCATGAATAAGCGCAGGTATAAGTACTTGGAGGTTAAGGGTAAGCTGGTGCGCAGGGTGGAAACACCCCAGGACACTTGGGAACAATTACTGGTCCCCAAAGAGCATCGCCTAGCTGTGTTTACTCTCGGTCATGAGGGAGTAATGGGGGGTCACATGGGACATGCTAAGACCAGTGAACGAATTCAGTCATCGTTCTATTGGCCAGGGATGACTGGGGACGTACAGCGGTACACTCGGTCGTGTGACGCCAGTCAACGCACCGCTGACAGAGGTAAGGTGCAGCCAGGGAAGCTGAAGCCTTTCCCCATCATTGATCAACCATTTAAGATGGTCAGTGTAGATATAATTGGGCCGATTGAGCCGAGGGCATCAGACGGCAGTAGATATATCCTGACCATGGTAGATCATGCTACTCGGTATCCAGAGGCAGCACCTTTGAAGAATATCGAGACCGTCACAGTGGCGGAAGCATTGGTTGGATTCTTCAGTCGCTTAGGTATACCGGAGAAGATACACAGCGACAGGGGGGCACAGTTCACCAGTGAGATGATGGCGGAAGTAGCTAGGCTACTCATGTTGCAGCCATCATTCACCACATCTTATCATGCTATGGGAAATGGGTTGGTGGAACGGTTTAATGGTACCCTAAAGAGAATGCTCAGGAAGATGTGCATAGAGCAACCCAAGGAGTGGCCAAGGTACATTAACCCGTTACTGTTTGCCTACAGGGAAGTACCCCAGGCAAGTACCCGGTTCACACCGTTCAATCTCCTGTATGGTCGCACGGTAAAGGGACCGCTGCATGTGTTGAAGAATCTATGGGAGGGGGAAGACTGTACCCCAGAAACCAAGACGACGTATGAGTACGTCATAGATTTGAGGAACCGTCTAGAAGAGACGTGTAAGTTGGCCAGGAAGGAACTCGCCAAGGCTAAGGAGTACCAGAAGAGCAGGTACGACCAGAAGGCCAGGGAGAGGAAGTTTAAGGTGGGAGATAAAGTACTCCTACTCCTCCCTACAAGCAGGAACAAGCTCCTGCTGCAGTGGAAgggacccttcaccatcactgagTGCATTCACTCATTGACCTACGTCGTATGCGTAAGGGGGGTCAATAAGAAGTACCATGTTAACATGTTAAAACGCTATGAGGAACGTGATGATGCGTCATCAAGGTCGGAGGAGAGTGAAAATAGTGCCTCTCCGGGTAGTCCATCccagggtgttgctggtgtgtccgGTATGACACAGACTGAAGCCGGAGCTGCAGAGCTTGGGGTTCAGCCTAGCTTCGAGGCGTCGAGCCGCCTAGAGCCTGGCCCTGGAGCCGAGCACTCTGCGCCTAAGTCAGGTAACACTACCCAGGACGAACTGGAGGAGTCACCCCAAGTCTCTCAGGGCGACGACGCATAG